In Bactrocera oleae isolate idBacOlea1 chromosome 5, idBacOlea1, whole genome shotgun sequence, a genomic segment contains:
- the LOC106627933 gene encoding epimerase family protein SDR39U1 produces the protein MSRHALIGGGTGFIGKGLNKHLIKNGYDVTVISRMPGLKRITWLELERNGIPNGVTAVVNLAGQNVLDPSRRWTDGFKQNVWTSRVNTSAALVKAIADAPQVKAFVNVSGVSHYKPDDKHIYTESDPVEGFDFMSKLCLEWEKAATLPGNITHCRGVKIRTGVVIGRTGGMIQNIWLPFQLGLGGPLGSGKQILPWIHLYDLCQLVQRSIENDKIEGVINGVAPEIVTNGEFSKAFASALRRPCLFAVPEFVVQALFGKDRSALLLSGAKVQPKRTLESGFKFKYPSAKEACLEVVQKN, from the exons ATGTCGCGACATGCATTAATCG GCGGAGGAACCGGATTCATTGGTAAAGGGTTAAACAAACACTTGATCAAAAATGGTTATGATGTCACTGTAATATCCCGAATGCCTGGGCTAAAGCGCATTACCTGGTTAGAACTGGAGCGGAACGGCATACCAAATGGTGTTACAGCTGTTGTAAATTTGGCAGGACAAAATGTATTAGATCCAAGTCGACGCTGGACGGATGGCTTTAAACAAAATGTGTGGACTTCTCGTGTAAACACAAGTGCAGCATTAGTGAAAGCTATTGCAGATGCACCTCAAGTCAAAGCTTTTGTTAATGTATCAGGCGTAAGTCACTATAAACCTGATGATAAGCATATTTATACTGAGAGTGATCCAGTGGAAGGATTTGATTTTATGTCGAAATTATGCTTAGAGTGGGAGAAAGCAGCAACATTACCAGGGAATATTACGCACTGTAGGGGC gtTAAAATTCGTACTGGGGTTGTAATAGGACGAACAGGTGGAATGATTCAGAATATCTGGCTTCCTTTCCAATTGGGTTTAGGCGGTCCTCTGGGCAGTGGAAAACAAATTCTGCCTTGGATTCATTTATATGATTTATGCCAGCTAGTACAAAGAAGTATTGAAAATGACAAAATAGAGGGAGTAATAAACGGTGTGGCACCGGAAATTGTAACTAATGGCGAATTTTCAAAG GCTTTTGCTTCCGCTTTACGACGTCCTTGTCTATTCGCAGTACCGGAGTTTGTAGTACAAGCGCTTTTTGGCAAAGACCGTTCGGCATTACTTCTATCCGGTGCTAAGGTTCAACCTAAAAGAACTTTGGAAAGTGGATTTAAATTTAAGTATCCTAGTGCGAAGGAAGCGTGTTTAGAAGTTgttcagaaaaattaa